AAATCATCTTCAGGTACATTTATAAATTGCTCCGGTACATCTCCAACAATAATAGTTTCTGCAATAGGTATATTAGTAGCAATTTGTATATTTTCAGATACTAATGGAACTATTATTTTAATATCTGTTATAACTATTAAATATATTCTATGTCTAGTTTGATTTATTCCAGAGGCCTCAAATTCTGTTGCAAAATCTACTGTTACTGCTCCTTGGGGTACTATTTGTAATTTTACATTAGGCAAATTTACAAGCTGGGTATCGAAAGCATTACTTAAAGGAACTTTTATTTTAGATTTAGATATTTGTTTCATTTGCTCCTGTACTTCTAAAGCTACCTCTGATGCAATATTATTCATAAGTACAGTATTAGCTTGCATCAATGTTACTTTTCCAGTATCATCATATTTTACAAATATTAAATCGTTATAATCTATATCTTTCG
The sequence above is a segment of the Tissierellales bacterium genome. Coding sequences within it:
- the yunB gene encoding sporulation protein YunB, whose amino-acid sequence is MKYKLFHRKRKFILWIVIIVAIMLYFYNYIDKNIRPTVIAISEIQARTITTEAINKTIKSKISKDIDYNDLIFVKYDDTGKVTLMQANTVLMNNIASEVALEVQEQMKQISKSKIKVPLSNAFDTQLVNLPNVKLQIVPQGAVTVDFATEFEASGINQTRHRIYLIVITDIKIIVPLVSENIQIATNIPIAETIIVGDVPEQFINVPEDD